Genomic DNA from Hordeum vulgare subsp. vulgare chromosome 2H, MorexV3_pseudomolecules_assembly, whole genome shotgun sequence:
ATTCATGAGAGAGGAATACCAAGCGCTCCCTGCATGCTTCAACTGCAAGAAATGGTGGGCAGTTCAAACTTGAAATTGCCGCATGTCCACTTTGGCCAACACCTTCTACCATTAATAATGGTGATGCAATTACTTCATTAGTATGGCTCCCACCACCAAAAACCCCCACTGCAGTTTGCATGGTCCTGTGAGATTAGTTCAATAAAATATTGTGAGCCTCATTGAGCAAAACATACTACTGTAATGCaccatcatattatatcatgccTCAACATAGGAGTTCTCACAATAATGTATACTAGATAAGCAGATTATGTACATATTGACACACCAAGCATGATTAAGGGTGTAAAAGAAGAGCTCGAACTAAATTTCATTTTTACTAGATTACACGCACATGGGCCATGCAAGACATGTAATAAGGATTGCACTCCACATTGATATTCGTTAGTGTACAAAATCCAATCTACAAAGTTTAGAAGAGGATACAAAATAATGAAATTATGTACAAAAAGATCAAAAGGTCAAGGAAAAATATACCTCAATAGTGGGGAAACAATTACCAGCTCAATCTTTTTGTCTAGTCCACATTTTGTCACATGCTCTCGCAGGCAATCAACCTACAAATGCATGTAAATTAGCATCCATTCAATTGGGAATGGTAAATAAAAAAGTGACATTTCAatatactttatgtgtatgaggaCTTCAAAATGAGCATTTCAAATGGGCTCATGACCTTAAATGAATCAACTAAAGGAATCTCAATGTCATCCAAAGAGAAGGTGTCATTGCGTTTTGATGCAACTAGGATTGCGACTAACTTGCTGCTACCCCACACCATTTTGCGAAAATGCTTTGCAATATATTTCAAAGAGATTTGGTTGTATGGAACATAAATATTTCTAGTAATAATATGAGAACTAAAATATAAAATACATATAACTTACGGTGTTTTGTTATTTCATagttataaaatatttttaaaatgtatAAAAGCATGATATAATGGAAATTCGCATGCATGTTTGCATGTTAAAGTAGACTTTGTCCTACGCATGGCTGCATGTTGAGGTGGCCCTGTTTCCATGCATGTTGTATGACAAGGTGGCATGCTCACATGTTGAGATAAATGGTTTGGTGGGGGAAAGCTATTTAGATTTAGAATATAAACTGAAAATACATATAACTTATTGTGTTTGACTACTCTATATTTGTAAAATATCTATTACGTGTAAATAACATAATAGTATGAAAATTTGCATGCATACTTGCATGTTGTAGTGGGTTTTTTCTATGCATGGGTGCATGTTGAGGTGGACATATTCCCATGCATATGGTGCATGATGAGGATCCGTGCTTGCATGATGAGATGCTATTCCGAAATAGAACATATCATTCGCCTGAGGTTCATGCTAACACATGTGACTTCCTTTATTTTAAGGCGGCAATAAGAGCCACGTGAACTACCAACTGGCAACATCGACATATATGATTTTGCATGAACATTACATTAGTAAAGAAATATTATTCTTCATGATGTCAATAATGGCAATTTGATAGAACAAAGACATCGAACATTGCCATAACACCAATAATCGCTGCCACAATTTCATTTGACTAGAGATTTCACAGTGTAAATAAAGGTTGAATATCATAAGTCAGGATATGTTAGTTTGTGAAGTGAACGAATTTGGAACCCAACACTTCAATTGCACAACAAATGTCTTTTACCACTAGAGCATGATGACTTGTTGCTACTTTTACACATTTTTATATTAACAATATTAATGTCTGATAATAGTATACCATTTATGGCTTGATACCATGAGCACAACACATGATAGTGACATACATGCTGCCATCCAATCCTATGATGAAAGACAATAGAAAAATCATTTGTTCTTCCATTTGTCATGCTCGTCTCAGTATCATAGTGGCATTGTTGCCTTAAATATTTGACAAAGGCACCACCTTGGTTTCCCGTAACATAATGTGTACCATTTTTATTAGAAATATGACAACACATGGTAACATAAAAGAAACAAGGGATTTTACTTGTCTCCAGCCCAAAGGGGTAATGTGAGCATCAAGCAATGCGGGCGACATGTAGGCACTATGATCCTTTTCACCTTCCACATTATGAATACCTTGAGCATGCCTCACCTGCACATGTTTGCTATAGTTAACCAGATGGGACATTCTTTACATGTTTCATACAAGTTGGTTGACTAAAACTGAGGAGTTGTAGTACCAGGTATATGTTTTTGCAGCTGTGCTGAGGATACATAGCAGTGCGGGCACTAGCCTCCATTTCTGCCCAACAGAAATCAACAATCATATATTTTTATCCAAATAGGAGTTGGGTAGATAACAACAAGGGAAAGGCATAGTTGCATCATCACGAGATGGAGTTGGATAGATTCGAAACTTTCCCATCGGAACTTAATTCTTTACTAAAAGACACATATGTGATTCCGCAAATTGGAACAATGGAATTGAAAACTGACTTTGAAAAGTATTAGGGCAAAGTCGAATGGCCTTCTATTTAGCAAACACAAGAATGAAGAGCTTTTCCGAGAAATGGGTTGCATGGGTTGATTAGTTTCCTAGTGATAGTATGTCCATAAAAGGGAATGGATATGTTGGGCATCACttgaaaatgaaaaaagaagTCTGTTAGGGCGATCCACTCTCTCTAATAGTATTTAACAATGATGCTGATATGTTTGCCATTCTGATAGAGTTTGCTACATAAGATGACCAAGTTGCATTAGTAGTGCCACATCTAGTTAAGGAGGGGCTCTCAATTCTGCAATTTCTAATGATATGAttctcactactagggaaaagcttatAGGTAGAATATTACGAGTAGAGTTGGGTaaaattagtagtagcgctggccaAAAAACATGCTACTGGTAATCGGTAGCAGTAGCACCGCCAGTGTTAGGGGGCGCTATTAATAGCTAGGTGTGGGATACCATTTGCACACGGGCTAGCCACAGTAGTAGAGCCGGCTCACGAGCGACGCTACTCATAATGGGGTTAGCAGTAGCGCCTTCCATGAGCCTGTGCTACTACTGTGGCTAGCCAGGCCCACCTCTGCTCCTCCAAGTTAGAAGTAGAACATATCCCCTACACGCGCTACCCCTAGGTCGTACCTTATCCACTTCTTCCTCGCGCCCCTCACTCCTCACTCCTCGCTCTTTCCCCCTCGTTCCACTATCTCCCTCGCGATGGCGCTGCTCACGCATCCCGTCGGCCCTCCCAGTACCGGCCCTCCCCACGCGGCGGTCCTCCCTGTCCCAGTCATCCACGCTGTAGTAGTTCTCCCTCCCTCGTTTCTTTCACTCTCCCCCTTCTCCATCCACCCTCTGTTTTTGCTTTGCTAGATAAGATGAATGGATGGATGAATTAATGCATTTAGATGGTTACAAATTGATGCATTTAGATGGTTATGAATGGATGCATTTAGATGGGTAGATTGATGGATGGATGCATTTAGATGAATGGATGCATTTAGATGGATCGATGGTTAGATGAATGGATCCATTTCGAtggttagatggatggatggatgaatttagatGAATGTGTGCATTTAGATGAATGGATGCATTTAGATGGATTGATGGTAATATGGATGGATTGAAGCATATATATGGATATTAGTACTTCATCGTGGTAATATTGCTATGGAATGTTTTTGCATCAATTTATTGGTGATACTTGTATCATTTTGCAGGGAGCAACTCCTAGTGCGTATGTTTTTCCggaatgttgatttatttccgtttaGAGAAATTCCACGcgctcgatatgtcctattttagCAATGGTCATTTTTATGTAATTTTATTTGACTTATGAATTGGGTGAATTTCGGTCTGTTGGATCTCCTTGTGTAACTTTTAGTATGTTCTTGATGGAGGAATACCGACAGTTGCCGTGGGCGGCgcttcctcttcttttcttcttgccatATAGACCTTGGTACAATGCGcaaggagagaagaagaggtgAGACCATCACCGACGATCGAAATATTAGTATGagggagagaagaagaggaggaagcaaCTAACACCGATAGTCGAAATCTCAGAGGAAGAATCCCGGCTGTTGTCGCGGGGGATGCTTCCTCCTTCGTTCCTGTGTGCTAGAGATTTTGGTAATGCACGCGGGAACGAAGGGAGGAGCGGTTATTACCGACGGTCAAAATAGTAGTGTGAGGGAGTGTACACCAACATACACCATCATATCAGTGTGAGTGTGCGTGCACCATATACACCATGAGATATGAGAATTTTTCAAGTTAGCCTCGACAGACCGAAACTCAACCCATGCTGATTTTTCAAATACATCAATAGTTGTCGTAGATTTTTAAtctttgaatcatgaacataGGAAATGTAGTCTGACGATGAGGGATACCTGAGTGTGATTATTGCGATGAAGATCGGGGTCTGTGTGACAAGCCTCACCTGCAAAATGGTAGAttcttcaccatcaagcttgacGAGACTTTTGATGTTTTTACCGTACGCAACGATGACCACTATTTTTGCTTCTTTGCTttctgtttctttgcttcaatttgtaatttctgttttttacaattcgactagtgcatCTCCTGCCATGCAAGACGGTATGTCTTGGAGAAGCTCGATTTTTAAGAAATGGAGAATATGGAGATGAGGAGAGCTCTCCTAAGGACTAAATATGGTTTTTACATTTCTGGTTAAACTATACAATGCAGTTAATCAATCGCATTTTGGTTgctcaacttggcaagctctatgcaaggcatatggatttcaggaggatatGAAAATAACCTTCGATATTTGTCCTGAAGATGATATTGAAAGtaatatcgacatttgggtggatgtcgatatgcttccagttttacctctatgtgagtttgtcaaccatatttgTTAAGTAATCTGCATTATTTATTTAAAATTACTTGGTGTTCATCCCTATTTaacttatttatttttaattgacaacttatttcctatcttcgagTGAAAGACAGAAGACATCAGACATGACACACTATGCTTAGATCATCTCTAGCACACCCCGTATTATGCCTGGACCcgtaaaataaccgccaaaatatGGGTCGGCGTAGAAAAAGCTACCCGACCAGATCCCGCAAACGCCTCCGACCCGTAAAAGATTTTGCAGGGCACGACAAAATGGCACCCCAACCCGCGAAAATGTAGGTTCTCCCCCTCGCCCCGTCGGTGCCCTGTATATATCGGGAGTGGTTGGTGGGTGGGACATTTCAGCCCGTGCTTTCCCCCCACCCACCGCCGTCAGGCTGCCACCTTCGATTCCGGCCATATCAGCCGTCGGGATCATGCCGACGGGCCGTCACACGCCCAAGATTGACCTCCGGCACACCCTCGTGCCTCGGCTGGACGGAAAGCTGCAGATCGGCGACTTGTTTGTCGCGGCCACCAGATTTGGCATTTACGGTCACCGGCGGCTGCGCCAAGCCATGGATTGGTTGGGAGGACCCATCACAGCCCCGGCAAAGCGCCAGCGCAGCATACACACACTGGTTTGGCCTCTAGTCGTTGTCATCGGTTTGCTGGCAAAGACTCTTCCGACCATCGCCCAAGGCTCGGTGCTCGCGCAACAGCTCGCCGGCTTGTCGATGCCGCTCATTGAGTGCGACAACTGCACAGAGACAGTGGTGTTGCGGCTCACATCTAACAGGCGGAAACACCTCGGATGGGTATTCTTTAAATGCAATAACGACGGGGTATGTTCTTCTTTCTGTTCGTCTTTGTCAACTTATTTGGTTAAATTTGAATAGCTTATTGAGGTGTTCATGCGTGTAGGAAGGTGGATGCTCATTTTTGTATTGGGAAGAAGAATACTTGGATTtattgatagaaagaaacttaatagatgttcgtGCACTCCTTACTATAATTGGGGCTAATGATGCAGCTGCATGTCCAATTAGAAAAGAAATTAGAGGGGAAGCAACGTCTAATTCTTTAGAATCAAAGCGAAGAATGAAGAATGTAAGATCAAGAATCCACAGATCAACAACGAATGCATGGAGAAGATGTTGGTCCAACTAGTGggagcagttatggaagttggatatCTTCCAAAATGTCTAATTttgattcttgttttctttggtcttGCTATTTTAGCAAAGATTTGGTGAATTATTATGTAtccaatgcctttgaagaaaataaagaagcaaataAATGTGTTTTCATGCTCGAAATTGAAACGCAAATAACTGATTTGCGGACCGGCGTGGGCGACGGCCGAGAAGACCCTGCAAAACGGACCCGTATAAAAGGATACACATGTCCGTTTTACGGGGTCTGCTCGGCCGCAGCCCACGCCGGCCCGCAAATCAGTTTTTCCGCGAACAGTAAACGACTTTTGCGGGTCGACGATATAcgaggtctgctagagatgctcttatggatcacatctaacatgGAAGGAGAAGGATACTCTTGTCACCTTTGTTAATAGTGTCATGTGTGCTAAGGACAACATATATAATGAACGTGGGCCAAATTATACATGATACATGCACGCAAATATCTTGTTAAGAGTTGCTAACTACACTACTATTACAAAAATTACATTGCTATTTATGCTGCTCTTATGTAAATTACATTGTTAACTAGGctactattatgttcttcaacagaaacTATCAAATGGTGTTGTGTCTCCGTTGATGCATGACAAAGGTAATATGACAATTAAAAGCCCTACGAGGGCCCATTTTTCTTATCCATACTCGACTGAGCGCAAACCACAAGGAaaactccaaattgaagcatgtgaagaaataaagaaggatcgcaagccacaactTGAAGACTGTTGGATCTgtttgcttcatcatggagacatagatGTTATTCTGCTTTATGacattttacctaggagagaggacTAGGTCCTATGAAAGAGGAGTTTTTATGGTTTATATGAACTTGACATTATCGATTAGGATGATGGTGACTATggcttttttttgttttataacattttaacttggtatgattaagatgatgatgagctaTTAGATGATTAAAAGAATGATGAGTTCTTAGATGATTAAAATGGATGGatgcaagtgaccaagttgaattagaggaaaatatgatATTGCAATTCACAACATCATATTTTTCCTTTAACCCAACTTGATCACTTACACCCATTCACTTTAATCTAAATGTTGTTTTTTGCACAATTATTTTGTTGGTATATGTTAATATGTATAACCGTGTGTGaatacaatataaatataaaaaaagaaataTGGCGGTTAGTAGTGGTGCGGGTTACAAAACACAATGGGCAACGCTTTTCCTGTGAGGAAGAAGAATGATGGGACACGCGAGAGGATAAGGTATCGATAGGAGCAACGGGGGAGCGGCTGAGGTGTGACCGGTCCAATCTTCAGCCGGGGCACCGGAGACAAACATTTACATAAAATTAGGAGTATTAAATTTGAGATAtttattttagaacggagggagtTGTAGATAGATAGATGGATATAGATGTACGGAAAGGCAAAGCAAAGGAAGAAAACAATCgatccttccttcctttccttcttTCCATGTAGAGGAGAGGGCGCCATTCCATTTGGTAGAGAAggttaggaggaggaggaggaggtgcaaGACGGCCGTACCTGAGGGAGGATGAGGAGGTGGAAGAGCAGCAGCGGAGCGGTGGCGAAGGCGGCAGGCGCTGGCAAAAAATAGCGGGAGTATGCATGGGGCATCGCGTGGCTTCTACTACTATTTATCTACTCACCGAGGTTGGTGCCTGCCCATCTGGGCTTGCGGTTCCAGCTCCTCCTCTGTCCCCATGATCGACCGATCGCTCTCCATCATATCGAGTATGACGACGACGGGCACGCGCAAGTCCTCATCGTGTCAATCAATTCCTCGTGTGGTTTGCCCGCTTGAGTGTTCCAGCGTCCCGTTCAAACAAAAAGTTTATTTTCTTCTCGAAATAGTTTGAATCGCTTACCGCATGTGTCACGTGGTAACAAAAAACTCCACTTCGTCCGTCAATTCGCCACTGCTCTTCCTATACGGTTAGGCAGCTGGCTATGCTGGGTTGGGTAGCAGGCCGAACGAGGACGACTGCCCAACTGCCGACCGAATCTCTTTTCTCTGatttccttccttctttcttcttcggAGGCTGATGAATGCCAATCCACGTCAAGTTTTGAATGCCTAATTGCCAATCCATATCAAACATCACACCTGGCTTGCCCCCCCGCCCGCCCGAGTGAATATCGATCCACATCACGTATCCATATTTCCGTATtgattattgttttccttgtccccTCAAAAAAAGTAGGCGAGCTACACGTTTTatgtcttttttcttcttcttttttcttcggaAAAGATCGGCCGAGGTCGCAATCCGTCTGATACACTCATTGTGCGGGATCGTCGACAATTGCAGTCTTGCAGAGGCATCTCGCAACAAGACCCTTGGtgaatagaagaaaaaaaacaccGCTTTGGCCGCACCACCTACACCGATCGATTCCCGCGAGTACAGACAACACGCACCCCAGGTAAAGCATTTTGGAGCATTGACTTATTTTTATTCTGCCATGCCGACCACGAATGTAATCTCATGTTGAAAATTTACAAACACTTGGAACATTTGCCAAAGtttaccacaaaaaaattagaatTAATTGAAATgttgtttcattttttttatttaactGTTCATCTGGGCTCATTTGAGCTCGTCCTCTCAACGGTACTTTCGATGAGCTACATGTTTCatatatttttcttctttgtCTTTCTTGAGGAACGGGTAAATCGCAATTCGTCTGATATGCTCATTGTGTGATTTAACTACTGCAACATCATGATCAGCATTGCAGAGGCATCTCGCAACAAGTCCTTGTTGAAAAAGGCACATCTCCGCTCTCATCGCCACCACCTATATATGCCGATCGATTCCGGTGAGTACTAACGGCAATCGACAGCACGCAATCGAGGCCGCCTTGATCCACTCCTTCCTGCCCTCCGGCAAGACAAACCGAAGCAGACACCGAGCATAAGCCTTAGTGTTGCCTGTCCCAACCCTCTGCCTCATCCAGATCCGCAGCCGTTCACCGAAGCCGGTGAGCCTGCTTCGCCTCCCTGCCACCTGCTCTCCTTCAATCTCGTGCCAGCTTCGTTACCATGGCACCGGATCGAGCTCTCGAATCCATGGCTTCATCGGCTCCCCAGCACATTTGTGTTTCCTTCACCTCGCCGGCCgtcccctctccttctccctctcattCCTGCTGTCGAGGGATCCAAACCCTTCCCTTCTCGATTTGTAACAAGTCAGTTATTGTGGTGGGGAAGATTGCAACATCAGCCCTGTTACAAAACCTAGACTAGGTTGCTCCCGAGCTGTCCAATCAAAAAACAGATCCGGCGGCCACATAGGCGGAGGAAGCACGTGCCTTTATCAGTTGAGTCATCCCAAGCATTTCGTTTTTTTTCTCTCTTACAATAAAAAAAAGATGAGGCTGCCATGTTTACCGAGTGTATATTTCAATCACACTAGGCACAGTGGCCAGCCCACACAGCGTATGTTATCAGAGTGATGTCTGTTCGAACGGACTGACACTACCCTCAGTCAGCTCCAGCGGACGGACATGGCACTGCTTAATTCTCCCTATGGTAGCCTGGTCTGCATCGGATTATCTCCCGTTCTTTTCTTTCGCATTTGGGTTGCCTCCGGTTGTTTAGGTCAACTCTAACGCATGATCGTATTTACTCTGCTTTAGTAATGTTTAGATCGAAATGGACAAATGTTATGGTCCAACGCATAAGTGCGGGAACAAATTCTCTCGTCTTGGGTCAACCACGACCCAATTCAGACGTAAATTTACGCCGGATTTGCATTCAATGGATGTTGAACGGACGCACACCCATCTTTCGCCGTCCGCCTTCGGACCCGCATGTGGGCGATGCAACAACTTTTCACCTGCCCCATTTAGTCCGCACGTATGGACGGGTCAGCGTGTCAGCCATCTAGCCGCCCCCAACACATCATTTTTAATGGTGAAGTCGTGGACCGGTAATTATACATCCACATCCACTACCGCTTCGCTTTGCTTCGACACCCTTCTCTGCCCCTCGTGTCGTGACAAGCCCTAGAGCACGGCGGCGGCCGCCTCCACCCACAATGGGTGCCCTGGATCGGGTGCCCGTGGTGGCAAACCCGGAGAGCGGCCACTCCCCGCTCGTCCCTTTGAGCGGTAATCTCGCACGTGTGCATGGCCCGGAATGAAGTATAGGACATCACCAAAATGAAACATGCAACTTAAACCAATCACGAGCATCAATAAACCCATAGGACAAATACTCAAACATTATAGGATGGCTACACATCATTAGATAATAATATAtaacataaagcaccatgttcaagtagggggtaCAGCAGGTTATGGGAGACTGGACTACTGATAATAAATGAGgaaaggtgatggtggtgttgagaAAGATGTCGGAGTTGTTGGTGTAGGTCGCTACCATGATGATTCTCTCGACGGCGCTTCGACTCCgccggaagagagggggagagagccccctccttcttcctcttgctTGGCCTCCTCCCTGGATGGGAGgatggtttcccctctggtccttggccatcATGACCCTTGGAGGGGAGgaacccctccgagattggatctctcttcaTTTCTTCTCTATTTCGCGACCTTATTTTATGACCCTTCACCGCTTTTAAATTTCCAGAGATCCATAACtgcgatcgggctgaaattttagcATAATTTTTATTCGGATATTACCTTCCTTGCGCCTGATGGAGAGTCACAACCGACTTACGGGGTGGCCAAAAGCCTACCTGGCATGCACTAGGGTAGGGGGCGCCCCGTGTGAGTTTGTAGGGCCTGTGGGCTAGGCCTTCTATTGATTCATGCGTCAAAAAATCCCATATATTTCATAAAAATATCCGTAAGATTTTACGTGTATGGACTTCATTTCATATGGCTTTTCCATGAAATAAAAAAGCATGCAAAAAATGAACAGACACTTCAcattagatcaatatgttagtttaaaaaataatataaattgttgTCAAAAGTATGTGAAGTTATAAAatattgacatgaataataaaaaaattctagatacgacggagatgtatcatgtCTCTCTGCTGCTTGAAAGCATATACCGTCAGTGGTGCACATTCAACAAATCTCTCTCAAAACAAGGGATGATCTCACGTATCCTCGGAGTGTTTGCGGCCCGGGCTTGAGGCATGAACCAATAGCATGGGTTTCGGATCCAGGCTTGAAGCCAGTTCCGAGGTATCTATTGCCTGGGCTTTCTATTCGTAGATTAAATCTGGCATCCGGACAGCCGGATCGCTGGGATTTTTGGGTTGGCGTGATACCTAACCCAAGAAAGCGAGCTCACCGCGGGAATCTGCAACATATTCCAGATTGCCTAACCTGATGGTTTGGCCTGAGGGGAAGTTCCCGGCCTGGCCGAGGTGGCCAGTCGAATCACAGTGCAACACGATGATGTCGAAGGCGAAGAGTTGGCCAGGGACAAAGGTTTTTCCATAGCCGACGCCCTTGTTGATTCGAAGATGAGCCATTGAACCTCAGGGACCACACAGTCGGACCTACATGGGCCATCGATGTCTGTGCTAAAACCGGCGGATCTTGGGTAAGGGAGTCTGAGTTGTTGTTCTCAATACGATGGTAACATGAAGTAAATGAGGACACCGTTTTGCCCAGCTTCGGGGCCTCTCGAGGAGGTAAAACACTACGTCTTGCTTATATTGTTTTGATTATGGATGGGGTACAGAGTACAAGATGATCTACCTCGGCGTCATGTGATTGTGTTCTAAGGTCTAAAACCTTGAAAGTGTGTCTCTACATATTGAACCCTTGGCTTATATACGCACCCGGGTATATACGGTTTACATGTGATCGATTGCAAGCTAGGGATAAACATGTCGACCATTTAGATTCGATGTGAAGTCTACGCTAAGTCTTAGGAGGATACCATCTTAAGCAGGTCGTGAGCCACGGCTTGCATGGCCTGTCCTGCAACGGTTGGTGGGTCCTCGGTTTAGTCCGTGGATGATGGGATGACGTGGTGAGCACCCCCTAATCAGGGACACCGTCAACTGCGCCGCTGCACTGTCACCCCACTGCtgccagggagagagagaggtcgaCAAAGAGGGAGAAAAGAGGGAGGCGGGTCTAGGTTGACACCACAACCAGCGACCGGCAAGGAAGAGGATAGGGTGCTGCTGGGAGGAAGAGAGATGATGCAAGGGAGAGGATGCCATGCTGCCGCACCGCCCCAACCCGGCCATAGTGTTGCAGCACCGCCCCACTGCCGTCATCGTGGCGTAGTCTCGAGGAGGATTTGTGAGAAGGTGGATCGAGTAGAGAGCAGCCACATGGTTACCTGAAGCGTCGCCTTAAGAGATGAGCGGAAAAAAATTTAACATATTTTTTTAGTTGATAGAAAATTAAAAGTAATAGAAAAGCGGAAGTGAACGGAATTAAAAATCAGAGACACATGTCATCACAAAAGCGCTCACGCTAGAGCACTGATAATGCAGGAGGTTGCTCCTAGCTTAGCCGCTTTATATATTGTaaattgtaaatatataagtcgtTTGGCCATTGTTAAACTTAACGCTAGTCTTCTTTATACTATTTTCATATGTGTCGTTGTCATGTAGGATGCAAAATGCTGTGGTGCTGCAAAAACTAATTTGTCTCGAAAACACATTGGTGGCGTACACATAACATGAAACGTCGCTAGACAAGAAATTATAGTGTTGACATGCGACACGTGCCACTAGTACCTACATTATTCTTGATGTTAGTTGTCAACGCCATCACTAATATTTATCACTCGCATCATATTCTGGCATAGCGCGCCCACACCGTCAAAGCCTTTTATACCGCTCCAGCACTAGAATTATCTGCACTATGCCTCATCACAGACATTTACTTTCTCGTTCGTGTGTGACGGGCGGAGCTATACTGCAACAATTAATTGTATTGTGTGCGAAGAATCTCCTTGTTCAACATGACTGGTTCAAAATTGTGTCAGCGGAAGGTGTTTTTAACCGTTTACATTGGGCGGCTCTGCGCTTGTGAAAGTGAACTGCGACATCAGCGCCTCAATCAAGCGTGGCTCCAACAAAAAATGGTTTTGTGCTGTCCCCAATATATGGTAAAAGTCGTGATCTAGAAAATATTTATAATATTTGGTTGCCGTTTCAGCTCGAGCTGGTTTCAACGTGGCCGATGCCACAAGCCTATAAAGTGAACCCCGCTTTACACTAAACTATTGGGTCTAGAAATAGATGTACCGATTTTTGAGATGGCACCTACCGCTTCGCCTGGCCGCTCGGGCGCAACATCGGGCGAACCTCCACCCACCGCCATTAATGACAGTAACTGCCGCCCACCGCCCGGCCTTGACCACAAATTGCTTACGCTACCGCTTTGCCTCGGGCCTCTCCATTCCACCGCGCGCGGCGACGAACCACATCACCTCGGGccccttcctctccctcggccGACCCTCATCGCAAtggtgggagagaggaggaggatccGAGTACGGCGGATCCGTGCGGAGATGGTGTCGCCACCGCGGGGCCTCGGCGCTCCGACTCCGATGACGCTCCTGCCATCAGCAGAGCTTCGTTCGGCGGAGGCTCGTGCGGAGATGTTGCGGGTGGTTCAGGGGAAGTTCCCGGATCGA
This window encodes:
- the LOC123424439 gene encoding phosphoglycerate mutase-like protein 1 isoform X3, with the protein product MEASARTAMYPQHSCKNIYLVRHAQGIHNVEGEKDHSAYMSPALLDAHITPLGWRQVDCLREHVTKCGLDKKIELVIVSPLLRTMQTAVGVFGGGSHTNEVIASPLLMVEGVGQSGHAAISSLNCPPFLAVEACRERLGVHPCDKRSSITKYNTLFPAIDFSLIENDEDVLWEPEVRETIESVAARGMKFIDWLWTREEKDIAIVTHSSFLDFTLNMYGKECHPTIVEDMAKRFANCELRSMVLVDRREE
- the LOC123424439 gene encoding phosphoglycerate mutase-like protein 1 isoform X2, whose protein sequence is MEASARTAMYPQHSCKNIYLVRHAQGIHNVEGEKDHSAYMSPALLDAHITPLGWRQVDCLREHVTKCGLDKKIELVIVSPLLRTMQTAVGVFGGGSHTNEVIASPLLMVEGVGQSGHAAISSLNCPPFLAVEACRERLIENDEDVLWEPEVRETIESVAARGMKFIDWLWTREEKDIAIVTHSSFLDFTLNMYGKECHPTIVEDMAKRFANCELRSMVLVDRSKLGSETHTCNFSGKIPATFDLATNVVDKK